The Polyangiaceae bacterium genomic interval GTGGCGGAAGCGCACGGCGAGCCGCGCCGAGCGCGGTGCGTCATGTGCCGACCGCTGCTCGAGGAAGTAGTTCTCGTACACCTCGATCTCGATGTCTTCTCGAAACGCCTCGATCGCAGCGCGTCGGTTCGTTTTCACGAGGGACGGGAACAACGCATTGCGTTCGATGATGGGCAACAGCGCCTTGCTGGTGAAGACGGCGGTGTGTACGTATTCGCCCAGCTGTCGCTTGGGATTGACCAGCGTCTCCGGATCGCGATCCATCTCGACCACCCGCAGCACGTAACGGGGAGCGAAGTCCGCGGCGAAGAGCACGACGAGCACCACCGCAAACGCTCCGGCTGCGACCGACAGCAGCAGGGAGACGCCCGCGCTCTTGATGCCTCCTTCGAGCACGCGACGCATCTGCTCGAGGGCCACGGCGACGCCCGGCTCGCGATCCAACCAGCTAGCGGCCATGACAGTGCTCCCGGATCGCGGCCAACACTTCGCGGCGGGCCTGCTCCCACACGCGTTCGTCCGTGCTCCAGCTCCGACGCCCCCTGCCCTCCCCGAGCGCCCGCGGAACGAGCCGTCGAGCGATGGCTCGTGCAGGGCCACCGCAGCTCTCGAGCTTCGTAAGCAGGAGACGATCCGTGAGCCCTCGGCGCAGCGCTTTCAGCCTGAGGGACGGGAGCGGCCCGGGATAGACGAGCACGCCGTCACCGTTACCCAGGTCCTCACCGTCGAAGAACGTGACGGGGTCCGTCATCACGTCGGTCGGCCCCCGGTGGTTGTAGCGATCGGAGTAGTAGAGCGCCTCCCACAGGTACCAGAGCTCCACATGGTAGCGGAAAGCGATCCAGCCCCAGGTACGGAGCGCCACGCCGTCCGTATCCAGGATCACGCTCCCCGCCTGAGGCGGGCGACCGTTGTAGGTCCACATCCGCGCGCCGGAGACGTTCCTGGGCGACAAGAACACGTCGATGGAATCGCCGTACACGGGGTCGTTCGTGTCCGTCACGCCGCGCAGGAGCCGCGGTCCCCCACCGCCGGCCTGCCCGATCACGTCGGCGATGTGCCGCGCCCGGAGTTTTTCGGCTAGCGACCGGGGCTCGTCCACGGGAATGGTGAAGGGCGTGGCACTCAGAGAACGAAAAGCGTCCAACCAAGCGCGCACGTCGCGACGAATCGCGGCATCCGACGAAGTATCCACGGCGACCGGCCAGTACTTCGTCTGCCGAACGAAGCGTCGACGCGCCGGAAACCGCTCGGGGCCGAGGTCGGATGCCAGCAGCACCCCGTGCTCGCGCAAGAGCTCGTGGTACTCGGCCTCCTTGTCCACCAGGTCGGCTCCGTTTCCGTCGGGCAGACCATGCACCCGCGCGATCTCCTTGGGCAGGTAGAAGGCCCACACCAGCGGGTTGCTCTTCAGGTCCACGCTCACGGCCTCGACGTCGAGCACCACCGGCAGGCTGAGCTCTCCGACGTGCAGCGCGCCTTCACGGCGCCCCGGGCTCGCTTCCCGAGCGACGTTCACGTCGAAGTAGGCGAGCCCGGTGGAGGAAACGGCCTCGCCCACCGGTACCAGCGGGTCCGGGTACTCCCCCACCCCCGTGGACGGTCCGTACATGCTCGTGGACGCCCGGCGAACCAACAGCGTCTTGACCTCGAACCCTTGCACGGAAGCGCCCGGCA includes:
- a CDS encoding DUF4091 domain-containing protein; its protein translation is MRWSRWVGYWLVSAGLGCSSTPDIQILGESTRLSRAEPSPRVSAVFDGHVVRLVAARGETLGLSVRTTDGRRRSVRLELPGASVQGFEVKTLLVRRASTSMYGPSTGVGEYPDPLVPVGEAVSSTGLAYFDVNVAREASPGRREGALHVGELSLPVVLDVEAVSVDLKSNPLVWAFYLPKEIARVHGLPDGNGADLVDKEAEYHELLREHGVLLASDLGPERFPARRRFVRQTKYWPVAVDTSSDAAIRRDVRAWLDAFRSLSATPFTIPVDEPRSLAEKLRARHIADVIGQAGGGGPRLLRGVTDTNDPVYGDSIDVFLSPRNVSGARMWTYNGRPPQAGSVILDTDGVALRTWGWIAFRYHVELWYLWEALYYSDRYNHRGPTDVMTDPVTFFDGEDLGNGDGVLVYPGPLPSLRLKALRRGLTDRLLLTKLESCGGPARAIARRLVPRALGEGRGRRSWSTDERVWEQARREVLAAIREHCHGR